The following nucleotide sequence is from Solanum dulcamara chromosome 7, daSolDulc1.2, whole genome shotgun sequence.
gcatTTGGAAgagagccaaatatatcccatcttagaatatttgggtgtgcggtatatgtcccaattgctccaccgtaCCGCACAAaaatgggtccccaaagaaggttgggaatatatgttgggtatgaatctccttctattataaactATCTGGAActtatgactggagatttatttacggcaagattcgctgattgtcattttgatgaatcagtatacccaacattagggggagaacataaacagttgaaaaatgagatagattggaattcattgtcactatctcatttagattctcgaacaaatcaatgtgagcaagaagttcaaaagatgatttatttgcagaatattgcaaatcaactgccggatgcatttactaaccttccacgggttactaaatcccatatcccagctgctaatgctcaagttcgagttgatgtcccggtaggacaacttattcaggcaaatgagtctagaccacgcttaaaacgtggaagaccatttgattccaaagataaaaatcctcgaaaaaaaaaagaaataaatgatcaagatgatcataatttggaggcgagtgctcaagaagagcccagagacacaacaaatggtgataccgccgaggaggtccaagtacctgaaaataatgagaatgaagaaatctcaataagttatgtctcgacaggaaaatgGTGGAatcgaaatgatattgtggtcgataatatttttgcttataatgttgccattgaaataatgcaacaagataaggatcttgaaccaaaatctgtcgatgaatgcagacagagaaatgattggccaagatggaaggatgcaattcaagcagagttaacttcacttgaaaaacgtgaagttttcggatcaatagttcgaacacctgaaggtgtcaagccagtagggcacaaatgggtttttgtgcgtaaacgaaatgaaaagggtgaagtcgtaagatataaagcacgacttgtagcccaaggtttttcgcaaagacctggcattgactatatggaaacatattctcctgtggtggatgcaattactttcaggtatctaatgaatttggcagttcatgaaaagcttgaaatgcacttaatggacgtggtcactgcctatttatatggctcattggaccacgacatttttatgaaaattcccgaagggttcaaagtgcctgaagcatacaaggattctcgagaaaattgttcaataaagcttcagaaattcttgtacgggttgaaacaatcagggcgaatgtggtacaatcgtcttagcgaatatttgctaaaagaaggatataaaaatgatccaatttgcccttgtgtctttatgagaaggtctaaatctgaatttgtcataatagcagtatatgttgatgatttgaatattattggaactccggaagaactttcaaaggcagtaaaatgcctgaaaaaggagtttgaaatgaaagaccttggaaagacaaaattttgtcttggtctacaaattgaacattttacaaatgggatatttgtccatcagtcaacatatactgaaaatattttaaagagattttatatggataaagcacacccattgagtactccaatggttgtgagatctcttgatattaatacagatccgtttcgaccttatgaaaatgatgaagaacttattggtgctgaaataccataccttagtgcaattggtgcattaatgtatcttgccaacaattctagaccagatatagctttctcagtaaacttgttagcaagatttagttcttcaccaacacgcagacactggaatggaattaagcatatattcagataccttcgaggtaccattgatatgggattgttttactcaaatgattccatgtcacaattgatcggttatgcagatgcgggatatttatctgatccccataaaggtcgatcgcaaacaggctatttatttacatgtggtggtacagctatatcatggcgttcaacaaagcaaactatggttgccacttcctcaaatcatgcagagataatagccattcatgaagcaagtcgagaatgtgtttggttaagatcaataactgaacacattcaagaaacatgtggtctttctttgacaaaagacgctccaacaatattgtataaagacaatgctgcatgtatagctcaactgaagggaggatacatcaaaggagacagaacaaaacatatttcaccaaaattctttttcactcatgatcttcaaaagaagggtgaaatagatgtccaacaaattcgttcaagtgacaatttggcggatatgttcaccaaagcattgccaacttcaacctttgagaaaatgagatacaaaattggaatgcgtcgtcttcgagatattaagtgatattttcatcagggggagcaaaatacgcgctaTACTCTTTTccccttagtcaaggttttgtcccactgggttttcctgataaggtttttaatgaggcaacactcaaggcgtattatcatatatgtgtactctttttccttcattaggctttttcccactgggtttttcctaataaggttttaacgaggcacatttctcgtggacatccaagggggagtattatcaaccaagtaaaatggttgtccacttaaaatggtggatagtccatttactttttaagtgggtaaattgccactaatattttcctccacttgtaaatatggctataaatatagccttaaacttcaatgtaaaaatacacaaaacatataaaagaagagaattaatattactctctctatattactactctctctattaatactttctatattactctcttgttcttcttcctttacaAAATTGTCAagtaagttaatttataacatttatgtcGTTAGTCTGAAAATACTTTTCTCGAATGTAAGCTCCTGTTtagttatatatttgaaaaaattaaaattttaaagacatgattttagagtttgaagttaTGTTTGAATAtgctttttatttgattttttttttgaatttgtcaGTAAAATATCTTCTaaaaatagatttgaaaatatttgaaaatcaaaatttttaaatttaatttaattttatggtcaaacatatattttaaaacaaatttttATTGACtattaattttgatttatataCACTTTTACTATTTAATAGTGGAATATGTTAGTCAAAAATATCGCCCGAGCTTATGTGTAGTTCTTTAAATATTGTGATTTTAGacttattatataaaatattgtaATTAAAGAACTTACTAATAAAAAAGTttacactattttttttaaaaaattatacttaataatctaacattattatttttatatatatttattatattaattaatggtATAAAATACGTAACCCCAAGAAAAAGGAAGTGAGGAGTAGTAGTACGCCTTTTGAAAATGTTTGAAAAGTTCAAATCCTCAACAGACGGatctggaaaaaaataattaaatgacaaaaaaacaaaaacaaaaaaaaggaaaggaaacaaAGAGACGTGGGATAGCAAAATAAATGCTCATTACATATggtattattaattattaattttaatggAAAAGCATAAGACAAATCTAATTACGCAAACATCTAGGTTCTTCCAACAACAATCAAAAACATACACCTATACCtttccctttctctctctcacaTCTTCCGGTTTCCCAACAAAGGCAACTTGGATTACTGGAAAAACCCTTAAAAAATTTCTCACATTTGGCCAAGATGTCATCTACAAGTTAAATCTACTACACCAACAGATTTGGTGTGACAACAAGATTCTGTTTTTATTCTTTAGACACAAAAACTTCTTTTTGGTCTCTGGATTCTTTATAAAGTTTTGTTCCTTCAATCACTCTCATTTATTAAGCCCAATTAAAAGATTAGCTCAATTTCAGACTTTCTTGCTCCACCCCCATGATATATGTTTCACCATTTCTTGCATAATACTGATTCAGTAGCCGAATCTtggaatttgaaattttttactttttttgatCTGGGGACATATGCACTTGCTGTTTGGATTTTCTTGATCTGGGGTTGGAATTTTATTGCCTAAACTGTTTGGTTGAATCGAgtatttcttgaaaattcttgctTTTTAAAAGTAGAATGTTGTGAACCACATACTATTGTGATGATAAGTATAGCAATCTGGTAAAAAGAAAATCTGAGTTTTCTTGAAGTGATTTTGTTAGTGGAAGAAAGAGTTTGGTAGAATTAGAAATGAAGTCAAGAGTAGGGAGTCAAGGGTCATTGGAGGAGGGTAAAGATCCTGTTACTAAGGTGGTGGTAAGTCAGCATAAGCCTTTACCATTAAGGTTACTACAgtttctgttattatttttgGGTCTAGGTATTGTATTTTCATTTCTTAGTGTGTATATGGTTCGGTATTCAGTAATGCAGAATGTAATCCCTATGGTACAATCAAGATTTCAGCCCTGTTTTCAACAACTTAGTTTGGAGAGTTGGATTAGGCCTCCGTCGAATCTGTTGCATTCGATGAATGATACTCAGTTGTTTTGGCGAGCTTCAATTGTTCCTCAAATTAAAGAATACCCTTTTAATAGAACGTGTAAGATTGCATTCATGTTCTTAACTAGAGGGCCTATGCCCTTGACGCCATTGTGGGAGAGGTTTTTCAAAGGGAATGAGAAGCTTTATTCAATCTACATCCATTCATTGCCATCATACAAGCCTGATTTCCCACCTTCATCAGTATTTCATGGCAGGCAAATTCCTAGTCAGGTAAAATGAACATATTCTTTTCCTTTCTAATTGTACATTATGCTTGGATCTGTTCTTGCCATTATGtgtaaaaaaatcaactttgcAATACTTTTCCATCCAAGTTCTACTCTTACCTAATGTGTGTCTGTTATCATTTTGGGATTTTAATATGGGGAACTGTCGTAAAGGATTCTCTTTGAATATCTCATCAGATATAAATGTATACACCTTATACTTCCTATCAGGTAAGCGTCAGTCGTGGTCTACCATAATATTTCTGTGTTTTATGCCTTTTCGAACTTGGTTGTTGTAGCAGATATCACATATATTCTAGCTACTCGAAAGCTTATCCTAGTCTGTTATTGCCCTGGGACTCTTTAAAGGTGAACCTCGTCTAGCTAGCTATTCTTTTAAGATCTCTGGATTCATTGCTCCACAAACTATCTAAGATTTAACCAGAAAGTTCAGGAATAGGGGATGATACATTTTGTTCAGAATACACTAGACATATCTGGACATGGTTATAGCGatacaaagttggtaatttttcctcttcttcttcaatgttTATGGTTATGGGATACACCTAAGTTGTGCAAAGTTATGACATAGGGGAAATAAGTTCTTTGTTGTAGCTCATCATCATCCCGCCCAAGTATGCTTTGGTGATATGTTTCTGCCATGGTGTTTTGCTTGAGGTAATGTCAATATCATTGAAAGCTGCTTGCTTTCGCAGTTAAGCTTCAATAAGGGCTGAATTGATGAAAGTGGGTTAAGAGAGTTTAACTGCATGGTTTTCTTGTTATATGAGTTGGTCACAGTTGTGTTCATCTAGATGGTTTCTGAATGTTTGTGACAGCTAATCACCCATGTAAACCTTTTATACCCTTCATCTCAATCAGAACAATGCTGTAATACCAGGAGCGAAAATAATTGGTCCCCCTATTAGGAAGTTTTTACCGTGATCTTATAACTTTCAGAGCAACCATGTCGGCTATGTACAGCTGAGATGggttatttaatttgataaagcTATAAGGAATATTTCCTTGCATATATCCATGATGGATGATTCATATTTGTTAGATTAGAAGGCTTACGTGAGCTACTTTGGTGACTGAAGGAGAAGCTCACTGGTTGAATCCATTTCACGAATATATCCGTTTTTCATTTAGCTGCAATTAAGCAGTCCGTGAAGCCTAAATTTGGTAGTACATGAGAAGTAGGAACATAGAGGCGAGTTTGAAATAATAGATCAGCCTCATCATTCTATTGCTTCTTTTTGTGTAGGTGGCAGAGTGGGGAAGAATGAGCATGTGTGATGCTGAAAGACGGCTTCTTGCTAATGCACTGCTTGATATCTCCAATGAATGGTTTATCCTCCTATCTGAGGCATGCATTCCTCTCCATAACTTCAAAGCTGTCTATCACTACATATCAAGATCGAGGTACAGCTTTATGGGTGCAGTCGATGAACCTGGACCTTATGGAAGAGGGCGTTACAATCCTAATATGTCTCCTGAGGTTAACATCACTGACTGGCGTAAAGGATCCCAGTGGTTTGAAGTTGACAGGAAACTGGCTGTTGACATTGTTAAAGATGAGGTGTACCACCCTAAGTTTGAGCAGTTCTGCAGACCAGCATGTTATGTGGATGAGCACTATTTTCCAACTATGCTGACCATTGAATCTCCGCGTCTGCTGGCAAACCGGACTCTCACTTGGGTGGACTGGTCCAGAGGTGGTGCTCATCCTGCTACATTTGGGAAGGCCGATATTAATGATCAATTTTTCAAGAGAATTTCTGAAAGCCCAACGTGTATATACAATAACCAGCCGACTTCACTTTGTTACCTTTTTGCCAGAAAATTTGCTCCTAGTGCTTTGGGTCCTTTATTAGAACATTCGACTAAACTTTTGGGCTTCTGAAATTCAAAAACATTTGttatagaatatatatatgagcAGGAATCTACGTAGGAATTTCCTAGCTAATTAGATCTGGTGATCAAGCAAGTGTCATGCTTGGTATTAGATAATTCAGCATATACAATGCTGGTGCATGATCTGATATATGCTCAGTGTACTCTCTCTTATGATGATATTGTATTGTTGCCGTTAATTATTAGACTTGGATTAACATGATCAGTGGGGTTCATACAACCGATCTAACTTGTTTGGAACTAAGACATAGCTGTTGTTAGATGTCTTTTACCCATCCTAAGCTGGCTCATAGGTTTGAAACTCGGGGGAAGTATGAGCCTGTTCTCTATCCTGCTTTCCCTTAAATACCGGGTTTGAACTCGTATTATGAATTCAGACCACACATCTTGCACTGGGGTTTGTAACACTGAACCGAAGCCCCGGTAACTTGGATGTTTTCCCAGCTATCACAGTTACTACGCTTTGTAGCACTTTGTGAACAAGTTCCGGAAAAGAAATAGCTAGAAAATGTACCacgttgttattgttgttgaagtAAATAATTGTTGCATAAACATTGACCTTTCTGCCTAAGTACCCGGCTTGATCCAGATATACAGTTTCTGCTAGAATGGCCGGTTCCAGCATTACATAAAAATGAACACAAGGATCTATATAGGTGCACATGCCTACAAAAGAGTAGCACCTTACAATCATCGTGACCATTTATACTTGACGGAGGAACTTGTGGTTGTGCTTCGAGAAGATATCTAACAGCCAAAGATGCTTGAAGTGCAGCACCAAAAGGAAGTGCTTCAAAGAGTAGTACCTTACAATTCATCATGGCCATTTATACTTGACAAAGGAACTTGTGGTTGTGCTTCGAGAAGATATCTAATAGCCAAAGATGCTTGAAGTGCAGCACCGAAAGGAAGTGCTTCTTCGTTGATTTTAAAATAAGGTGAATGGACTGATGCAGGGTTTTCATTTGTTTCACCCTGCATTCCGAGTAGGTAGAAGTAACCAGGGACAACCTCTTGGTAAAATGCAAAATCCTCTGATCCCATTAGTGGTTCCATGTCTTTTACATGATCGTTACCAAGCATATCACCTGCAACTCTCTGGAAGTGTTTGTGCAAGCTTTTATCATTCACGGTGGGAGGGAAGAAGGGTTTGTCGTTTGTAAGAAAATCCACAGTTGCATTGCACCTCTGTACAGCAGCTTGCCCAACAATAACCTACACGAGAGGACAGTTAGAGTCTCTACTATGGAGAAAGCATGGATAAACAGAACGACAGTGTGGAAAGCGAATAAATCCAGGAAACAGAGAAAACTTGCAGCATATTTTGCCATTATAACATCTGGAAAAAAATGTAAAGAATGTAGAGACACCAAAGCATAAGGTGAGGCTTGCAGTAGGATGAGTGTGCAATTTCATTCCATACACAGCATATAAAATGATATAACTAAAACCttgattaaaataaaatgaattgaaaataaaatgaaacatCCATGACTTTCTAGGGAATCCATGACTTTCTAGGCAACAGCTTGAGATACTGACTAATTTAAGAGTTGATCCTACCTCCTCAATTCGCTGCCTAAGCTGCAGAAAGCTCTCCGTTGAAAAAGCCCGAAAAGTGCCACCGATGATAACAGAGTCTGGAATAACGTTAAATGCACCACCTCCTTGGAATTTAGCAACTGTGACTACCTGCAGATCATACTTTCTGTCAAGTAAAACTACATCACTAAGTTGGAAAATGAGAACCATCTGTTTTGATTTGGTTTCAAAACAGAAATCAGAACAGGGATAAGAAACTTCACTTACTACGGATTATTTCAGAAGTTCTTGTAAAAGAAAGAAGACATCTTGACCCCCAAATTTCAAACAACCAACAAATTCTTCTATCTTTGAATATATTTCCATTTTCATcaaatagataataattttttttggctcAGGCTGCAGGCAGCGACACACTTCCTGATATTTCCACTTTTCGTCCAAAAGAAATAGATACGATTCTTTAGTTTCAAAACATGAATCAGAACACGGAGAAGAAATTTCACCTACTTCAGATAATTCCAAACTTGAGCTTTGTTAAGGAAAGCAGAGACTTTGACGCCCTAATCTCTATTAATTATTAAACTGATTCCTCTATCGTTGAGTATTAACTTAGTTTGGCCCTAGCGTTGTTATTTAGAAAATTCCATTTAAGCACTAGTGTAAAATTCTCCACTTTATAAAGGGCATCACCGGATGGACGATGCATACGGTGATTCAAAGCAAGGGAGCAAAGGAGAGGGCTGTACTAGGTGATTAGGTAACTTCTGATGGGTTGCTTCTAATTTATATAATTGGAGTCTCATAAAGGTTCAGAACAGGAAATTATTGAAAGCAATTTCACTTTTGTTTGACTAAGAAGCCGCCAGACACTGGGACATTTATGTTGTCCAAGAAACTTGGTATGAGTGAATATTCAGTGTCGGCAAACAAAGAGGTCTAAATTACCTCTTTTGGAGACCATAGGATCATTGGAAATGT
It contains:
- the LOC129896822 gene encoding glycosyltransferase BC10-like is translated as MKSRVGSQGSLEEGKDPVTKVVVSQHKPLPLRLLQFLLLFLGLGIVFSFLSVYMVRYSVMQNVIPMVQSRFQPCFQQLSLESWIRPPSNLLHSMNDTQLFWRASIVPQIKEYPFNRTCKIAFMFLTRGPMPLTPLWERFFKGNEKLYSIYIHSLPSYKPDFPPSSVFHGRQIPSQVAEWGRMSMCDAERRLLANALLDISNEWFILLSEACIPLHNFKAVYHYISRSRYSFMGAVDEPGPYGRGRYNPNMSPEVNITDWRKGSQWFEVDRKLAVDIVKDEVYHPKFEQFCRPACYVDEHYFPTMLTIESPRLLANRTLTWVDWSRGGAHPATFGKADINDQFFKRISESPTCIYNNQPTSLCYLFARKFAPSALGPLLEHSTKLLGF